Proteins co-encoded in one Pseudomonas beijingensis genomic window:
- a CDS encoding biotin/lipoyl-binding protein, whose product MDLPSLRPDLQLSPAAPDPDGSPQWTLADPVRGRYFKLGAAAMRMLRHWSLGDPEQVLQAANREPGLPLNGESLEQLLGFLRGHDLISAMDPQQRDSYLFKTAAQRQSLWQILLHQYLFFRIPLWRPDAFLNRAWPWLARFGPRILRYGLPLTLGLGIFLVSRDWQRFIATFPHLFSLGGALAFGAALLFAKLCHEFGHAFMAKRAGCRVQSMGVAFMVLLPMFYTDVSDAWRINDRRARLLIGAGGVLAELLLACIALLAWSLLPDGPARTAAFMLASATWITTLIINLNPFMRFDGYFLLSDFWAVDNLQGRAFALCRWRLREALFGYGAAAPEPWSPKMRRRLLVWGYGSWLWRALLFFGIALAVYHLFFKVLGIFLMMVELVWFIFMPIVNEWRQWWSRREQAHGGRMLLSGLVLMALLLALLLPWRSAVEVPAMLEAGRASALHAPVAARVKQVNVRDGQTVAQGDVLIELESPDMASRLAIVRREIQIQQLQMRRQAGRSETAADAGIVEQQLAEAVAEYRGLVAQRERLLLRAPHAGQVRDLLPQLSVGRWLSPTQALARVVQTDSRLRGYLTEAELWRVEPGATGRFIADDPMHTSIAVQLNEIDTNGVAWVEQQALTSDHHGPIAVRRDSQQRAEPVQAQYGVRLSAVDDMSAPVQPLRGVAVLQGKGESVLGAAWRRLAALGVRESGF is encoded by the coding sequence ATGGACCTGCCGAGCCTGCGGCCAGACCTGCAATTGTCCCCAGCGGCACCGGACCCGGACGGTTCACCGCAATGGACCTTGGCCGACCCGGTGCGCGGGCGCTATTTCAAGCTTGGCGCGGCGGCGATGCGCATGTTGCGGCATTGGTCCCTGGGCGATCCGGAACAGGTGCTGCAGGCCGCGAACCGTGAGCCGGGCCTGCCACTCAACGGTGAATCGCTGGAGCAACTGCTGGGCTTCTTGCGCGGCCATGATCTGATCAGCGCGATGGACCCGCAACAGCGCGACAGTTACCTCTTCAAGACCGCCGCACAGCGCCAGAGCCTGTGGCAGATCCTGCTGCATCAATACCTGTTTTTTCGCATTCCGCTGTGGCGCCCGGACGCTTTTCTCAACCGGGCCTGGCCCTGGTTGGCGCGGTTCGGCCCCAGGATTCTGCGCTATGGCCTGCCGCTGACCCTGGGCCTCGGCATCTTCCTGGTGTCGCGGGACTGGCAGCGCTTCATCGCGACGTTTCCGCACCTGTTCAGCCTGGGCGGTGCGCTGGCGTTCGGGGCGGCGTTGCTCTTCGCCAAGTTGTGCCACGAATTCGGCCATGCCTTCATGGCCAAGCGCGCCGGTTGTCGTGTGCAAAGCATGGGCGTGGCGTTCATGGTGCTGTTGCCGATGTTCTACACCGACGTCAGCGACGCCTGGCGTATCAACGATCGCCGCGCACGGTTGTTGATTGGTGCCGGTGGAGTCCTGGCCGAATTGCTGCTGGCGTGCATCGCGCTGCTGGCCTGGTCGCTGCTGCCCGACGGGCCGGCACGCACCGCGGCGTTCATGCTGGCCAGCGCCACCTGGATCACCACGTTGATCATCAACCTGAACCCCTTCATGCGTTTTGACGGGTATTTCCTGCTCAGCGATTTCTGGGCGGTGGATAACCTTCAGGGGCGTGCGTTCGCCCTGTGCCGCTGGCGCCTGCGCGAAGCCTTGTTCGGTTATGGCGCGGCGGCACCGGAACCCTGGTCGCCGAAGATGCGCCGCCGTTTGCTGGTGTGGGGATACGGCTCCTGGCTGTGGCGGGCGCTGTTGTTTTTCGGGATTGCCCTGGCGGTCTATCACCTGTTCTTCAAGGTGTTGGGCATTTTTCTGATGATGGTGGAATTGGTGTGGTTCATTTTTATGCCCATCGTGAATGAGTGGCGGCAATGGTGGAGCCGCCGTGAGCAAGCCCACGGTGGGCGGATGCTCCTGAGCGGCCTGGTGTTGATGGCGTTGCTGTTGGCGTTGCTGTTGCCCTGGCGCAGCGCGGTGGAAGTACCGGCGATGCTCGAAGCCGGGCGGGCCAGTGCCTTGCATGCGCCGGTGGCGGCACGGGTCAAGCAGGTGAATGTGCGCGACGGCCAGACCGTGGCCCAGGGCGACGTGTTGATCGAGCTGGAGTCTCCAGACATGGCCTCGCGCCTGGCCATCGTGCGCCGGGAAATCCAGATCCAACAGTTGCAGATGCGCCGTCAGGCCGGGCGCAGTGAAACCGCCGCCGATGCCGGCATCGTCGAACAGCAACTGGCCGAAGCGGTGGCCGAGTACCGGGGCCTGGTGGCCCAGCGTGAACGCCTGTTGTTGCGTGCGCCCCATGCTGGCCAGGTGCGCGACTTGTTGCCGCAACTGTCGGTAGGTCGCTGGCTGTCACCGACCCAGGCGTTGGCGCGGGTGGTGCAGACCGATTCACGCTTGCGCGGGTACCTCACCGAAGCCGAGCTTTGGCGGGTCGAGCCGGGTGCCACGGGGCGGTTCATCGCTGACGATCCGATGCACACGTCGATTGCCGTGCAGTTGAATGAAATCGACACCAACGGCGTGGCCTGGGTCGAACAGCAAGCGTTGACGTCCGACCATCACGGGCCGATTGCGGTGCGCCGCGATTCGCAGCAGCGGGCCGAGCCGGTGCAGGCCCAATACGGCGTGCGCCTGAGTGCAGTGGACGACATGTCCGCCCCGGTGCAGCCGCTGCGTGGCGTGGCGGTGTTGCAGGGCAAGGGCGAGTCGGTGTTGGGAGCGGCCTGGCGGCGGTTGGCGGCGCTGGGTGTCAGGGAAAGCGGGTTCTAG
- a CDS encoding GNAT family N-acetyltransferase — MDSVAAEGLVVRPSRVSDGPFLQGLYQAARPDLQWIDGEHEQVQQVIAQQFQVQEQGLGENFPNAMHYVVEKLGTAIGALSTDFGPNEIRVLYLAFIPQARGQGYGRAVLQGVQKAAQQIRCPVATVVWASNPHARRHYLALGFEVQESNPAAERLVWYPKGN; from the coding sequence ATGGATTCAGTGGCGGCAGAGGGATTGGTGGTGCGTCCATCGCGGGTCAGCGATGGGCCGTTCTTGCAGGGCCTTTACCAGGCGGCACGGCCGGATCTGCAATGGATCGACGGCGAGCACGAGCAAGTGCAGCAGGTGATTGCCCAGCAGTTCCAGGTGCAGGAGCAAGGGCTGGGCGAGAACTTTCCCAACGCCATGCATTACGTCGTGGAAAAACTCGGCACCGCGATCGGCGCGTTGAGCACGGATTTCGGGCCCAATGAAATCCGCGTGCTGTACCTGGCCTTCATCCCCCAGGCCCGAGGGCAGGGCTATGGCCGGGCGGTGTTGCAAGGGGTACAGAAAGCCGCGCAACAGATCCGTTGCCCGGTGGCGACCGTGGTCTGGGCCAGCAACCCCCATGCACGCCGGCACTACCTGGCGCTGGGTTTCGAGGTGCAGGAAAGCAACCCGGCGGCGGAGAGATTGGTCTGGTATCCGAAAGGCAACTGA
- a CDS encoding DUF6916 family protein — translation MLQQVHSRHFQPLLGQTGSLTLPDGSRLPVRFETLEETPRSKLPNTERMPFSVEFNSLESTAFVDGLCGLEVPELGKLEGVFVSRIPPMGRDPALGYFYIAFN, via the coding sequence ATGCTGCAACAGGTTCATAGCCGCCATTTCCAACCGCTGCTGGGCCAGACCGGCAGCCTGACCCTGCCCGACGGCAGCCGCCTGCCGGTGCGTTTCGAAACCCTTGAAGAAACACCTCGGTCAAAGCTGCCAAACACCGAACGCATGCCCTTCAGCGTGGAATTCAACAGCCTGGAAAGCACCGCGTTCGTGGATGGGCTCTGTGGGTTGGAAGTGCCGGAACTGGGCAAGCTCGAGGGGGTGTTCGTGTCGCGGATACCGCCCATGGGACGGGATCCGGCGCTGGGGTATTTCTACATCGCATTCAACTAA
- a CDS encoding efflux RND transporter periplasmic adaptor subunit produces the protein MNAPITGNAEQVFARFLDLERQTRAARTPAQLSYSLVNDGQALFGFRHAALLIAGKVQAVTGVSTVEPNAPFVAFVEQAVAQLFKQGLLNQARVIAADLVSESIRADWRSLSAGQVFWLPLIDHQSQVFGGLWLARDLPWTPPEQVLLSQLGDTYSHAWLALQPRKPWRLRWTRKRQVALVAVLLLGLLIPVRQSVLAPAEVVPLGGQVVAAPLDGVIAEFLVKPNQAVKNGDLLLRFESTNLKAQADVAERALGVAEAELKANSQRSFADAESSSKIDLLAARVEQKRAERNYALELLKRSEVRAERDGIAVFADAERWLGKPVQTGERLMEIADPNQAELRIELAVGDAIALEPGAQVALFLDSDPLQRHLAWLERSAYEAQPTAAGQLAYRLDARFDATAPRIGLRGTAKVFGDRAPLALYLLRRPLAGLRQSVGL, from the coding sequence GTGAACGCGCCGATAACGGGTAACGCCGAGCAGGTGTTTGCCCGCTTCCTTGACCTGGAGCGCCAGACGCGGGCCGCACGTACGCCGGCGCAATTGAGCTATAGCCTGGTCAACGACGGCCAGGCCTTGTTCGGGTTTCGCCACGCCGCGTTGTTGATTGCTGGCAAGGTCCAGGCCGTGACCGGCGTCAGTACCGTGGAGCCGAATGCGCCGTTCGTGGCGTTTGTCGAGCAGGCGGTGGCGCAACTGTTCAAGCAGGGCCTGTTGAATCAAGCTCGGGTGATTGCCGCCGATCTTGTGAGCGAATCCATCCGGGCAGACTGGCGCAGCCTGTCGGCCGGGCAGGTGTTCTGGCTGCCGCTGATCGATCATCAGAGCCAGGTGTTCGGCGGGTTGTGGTTGGCCCGCGACCTGCCATGGACCCCGCCCGAACAAGTGCTGCTGTCGCAATTGGGCGACACCTACAGCCACGCCTGGCTGGCGCTGCAACCGCGCAAGCCGTGGCGCTTGCGCTGGACGCGCAAGCGCCAGGTCGCCCTAGTGGCGGTGTTGCTGCTGGGCTTGCTGATCCCTGTGCGCCAGTCCGTATTGGCCCCGGCCGAAGTGGTGCCGTTGGGCGGGCAGGTGGTGGCGGCGCCGTTGGATGGGGTGATCGCCGAGTTCCTGGTCAAGCCCAACCAGGCCGTCAAGAACGGCGACCTGCTGCTGCGTTTCGAAAGCACCAACCTCAAGGCCCAGGCCGATGTGGCCGAGCGGGCGTTGGGCGTGGCCGAGGCCGAACTCAAGGCGAATTCCCAGCGCTCGTTTGCCGACGCTGAATCCAGCTCGAAGATTGACCTGCTGGCCGCCCGCGTCGAACAGAAACGCGCCGAGCGCAACTACGCGCTTGAACTGCTCAAGCGCAGCGAAGTACGCGCCGAGCGGGACGGCATCGCAGTGTTCGCCGACGCCGAGCGTTGGCTCGGCAAGCCGGTGCAGACCGGCGAACGATTGATGGAAATCGCCGATCCGAACCAGGCCGAGTTGCGCATTGAATTGGCGGTGGGCGACGCGATTGCCTTGGAGCCTGGCGCGCAGGTGGCGTTGTTTCTCGACAGCGACCCGTTGCAGCGCCACCTGGCCTGGCTCGAGCGCTCGGCCTATGAAGCGCAGCCTACCGCCGCCGGGCAACTGGCGTATCGGTTGGATGCGCGTTTCGATGCCACGGCGCCGCGCATTGGCCTGCGGGGCACGGCGAAGGTCTTCGGCGACCGCGCGCCGCTGGCGTTGTACTTGTTGCGTCGGCCCCTGGCCGGGCTGCGCCAGAGCGTCGGCCTGTAG
- a CDS encoding sulfotransferase family protein, translated as MNGLPQFHFISGLPRSGSTLLSAILLQNPRFHAGMTSPVGSLFSSVLQQCSAGSEFGSVIDTDLRRRLLRGLFDSYYADKADKPVIFDTNRQWCARLPALQDLFPQAKTIACVRNVAWVLDSLERLYRANPFENTKLFNDDDERNTVYSRCETLAQRNRLVGFAWTALKEAYYGENAESLLIVDYDLLSQAPERVMRLVYEFIGEPWFEHDFNHLTYDAPAFDQALGVAGLHKVKPKVAPQARRTLLPPDLFEKYAELSFWRDGSASAANVIRMKTDAAVS; from the coding sequence GTGAATGGATTGCCGCAGTTTCACTTTATCTCCGGTTTACCGCGCTCGGGCTCGACCCTGCTTTCTGCCATTTTGCTGCAGAACCCGCGCTTCCATGCCGGCATGACCAGCCCCGTCGGTTCGCTGTTCAGCAGCGTCCTGCAGCAGTGCAGTGCCGGCAGTGAGTTCGGCTCGGTGATCGACACCGACCTGCGTCGCCGCCTGCTGCGCGGCCTCTTCGATTCCTACTACGCCGACAAAGCCGATAAACCGGTCATCTTCGACACCAACCGCCAATGGTGCGCGCGCCTGCCTGCCCTGCAGGACCTGTTCCCCCAAGCCAAGACCATCGCTTGCGTGCGCAACGTGGCCTGGGTGCTCGACAGCCTGGAGCGGCTCTATCGTGCCAACCCGTTCGAGAACACCAAGCTGTTCAATGACGATGATGAGCGCAATACCGTCTACAGCCGCTGTGAAACCCTGGCCCAGCGCAACCGCCTGGTGGGGTTCGCCTGGACGGCGCTCAAAGAGGCCTATTACGGTGAGAACGCCGAGTCGCTGCTGATCGTTGATTACGATTTGTTGAGCCAGGCCCCGGAGCGGGTGATGCGTCTGGTGTACGAATTCATCGGCGAGCCCTGGTTCGAACATGACTTCAATCACTTGACCTATGACGCCCCGGCCTTCGACCAGGCCCTGGGCGTTGCCGGCTTGCACAAGGTCAAGCCCAAGGTCGCGCCGCAAGCCCGGCGGACCCTGCTGCCGCCGGATCTGTTTGAAAAATATGCCGAGTTGTCGTTCTGGCGCGATGGGTCCGCAAGCGCCGCCAATGTCATTCGTATGAAAACCGACGCCGCGGTCAGCTGA
- a CDS encoding DUF6124 family protein — translation MFKPTPNPPQSSPETCAETPASKKLDETAQRVLDYYLNPKPTDEAPGKTQTAQLFMVAPDIDTETLLANASEDLLSISAIAADLADDVDGLRRSVILAISRMADGVHLLVERAMDRLEVQAAG, via the coding sequence ATGTTCAAGCCCACGCCCAATCCTCCACAATCCTCACCTGAAACCTGCGCTGAAACCCCAGCCTCAAAAAAACTCGACGAAACCGCCCAACGCGTCCTCGACTACTACCTCAACCCCAAACCCACCGATGAAGCCCCGGGCAAAACCCAAACCGCCCAACTCTTCATGGTCGCACCGGACATCGACACCGAAACCCTGCTGGCCAATGCCTCCGAAGACTTGCTGTCCATCAGCGCCATCGCCGCTGACCTGGCTGATGATGTGGACGGTTTGCGCCGTAGCGTCATCCTGGCGATCAGCCGGATGGCCGACGGGGTGCATTTGTTGGTGGAGCGGGCGATGGATCGGCTGGAGGTTCAAGCGGCGGGCTGA
- a CDS encoding efflux RND transporter periplasmic adaptor subunit — MRRLSSWVVGLAFITCGVQAQTPASDDPLLESNISANASGSEARGVLRARDQAVLASELAGRIVELPFSEGESFKKGDTLARFDCSAYQAQLNAAQAASRGASEELAHNRQLAALKSVGRFEVSRAEARLSEAQAQSQVYQVQVKRCSVIAPFDGQVVARKVQRYESVAAGAPLLDVVDNRTLEIHLLVPSRWMDRLKPGQPFTFVPDETGKPLQATVKRLGARIDEGSQTLLLVASVPDASGLLSGMSGTARFSESK; from the coding sequence ATGCGGCGTTTGAGTAGTTGGGTTGTGGGATTGGCCTTCATCACGTGCGGAGTTCAGGCGCAAACGCCGGCTTCCGACGATCCGTTGCTGGAGAGCAACATCTCGGCCAATGCCTCGGGCAGCGAGGCGCGTGGGGTGCTTCGGGCGCGGGATCAGGCCGTGCTGGCCAGTGAGTTGGCAGGGCGGATTGTCGAGTTGCCGTTCAGTGAGGGCGAGTCGTTCAAGAAGGGCGACACCCTGGCGCGTTTCGATTGTTCGGCCTATCAGGCCCAGCTCAATGCGGCCCAGGCGGCCAGCCGTGGTGCCAGTGAAGAGCTGGCCCATAACCGGCAGTTGGCGGCGTTGAAATCCGTTGGGCGTTTCGAGGTGTCGCGGGCCGAGGCGCGGCTCAGCGAAGCCCAGGCGCAGTCCCAGGTGTATCAGGTTCAGGTCAAGCGCTGCAGCGTGATCGCCCCGTTCGACGGGCAGGTGGTGGCGCGCAAGGTCCAGCGTTATGAAAGCGTGGCGGCCGGCGCGCCGTTGCTGGACGTGGTCGACAACCGCACCCTGGAGATTCACCTGCTGGTGCCCTCACGCTGGATGGACAGGCTCAAGCCCGGCCAGCCCTTTACCTTCGTCCCCGATGAAACCGGCAAGCCGTTGCAAGCGACGGTCAAGCGCCTGGGGGCGCGCATCGACGAGGGTAGCCAGACCCTGCTGCTGGTGGCGAGCGTGCCGGATGCCTCTGGCTTGTTGTCCGGCATGAGCGGCACGGCGCGTTTTTCGGAGTCGAAGTGA
- a CDS encoding cell division protein — protein MPTPNRTLRNALVIWLYAAALMHLLAGLKLTWAGHSGLLDGYLNTIEQAFWGANVVPATARTQQVWWLALFGATLQSYALYMLALVHIGNRLKSAMPWGWIIAGILLWAPQDMLISAQAQVWSHLWFDSIALLVLLPPLFWLYRHDRRTSLTDNASSDSNHG, from the coding sequence ATGCCAACCCCTAACCGCACCCTTCGCAACGCCCTGGTCATTTGGTTGTACGCGGCGGCCCTGATGCACCTGCTCGCCGGCCTCAAGCTGACCTGGGCCGGTCACTCCGGCTTGCTCGACGGTTATCTGAACACCATCGAGCAGGCGTTCTGGGGCGCCAATGTCGTGCCCGCTACGGCCCGCACGCAACAAGTCTGGTGGCTGGCCTTGTTCGGCGCCACGTTGCAAAGCTATGCGCTGTACATGCTCGCCCTCGTCCATATCGGCAATCGATTGAAAAGCGCCATGCCTTGGGGCTGGATAATCGCCGGCATCCTGCTGTGGGCGCCTCAGGACATGCTGATTTCCGCCCAGGCCCAGGTCTGGTCGCACCTGTGGTTCGACAGCATCGCCCTGCTCGTTTTATTACCGCCGCTGTTCTGGCTCTATCGCCATGACCGCCGTACCTCCCTGACTGACAACGCGTCGAGTGATTCAAACCATGGCTGA
- a CDS encoding alpha/beta hydrolase, with product MSKPRMYLLAGNGSAADWWDDALPHFQHYDVVPLELPGFGNNPQAPCEDLAAYAQALLAVTDKGSAIMAVGVNALLVLHALQRQPGHFCRSVLLAPVGAFLWQRRLPALMSPLPIRKTIHWLLANKPTLFAHKFSSQAWTPAQYQRMGAGYARCRAFVPHWDLVRADTALPLLEWISDPVELVWGDQDKVLGVAQAAAWSAILARADLTISLKPGWGHYPWIDAPAEFAAWLESGERGFVAHTKGGRLRLAALAGQPVPAALSLNDCDDPRLPSFLKSQPDALWAVRSSSYGEDQADAANAGLSTTFLREPTGNVPARIAELSATGVEEVVVQRFITPRLSGIAFVRHLSVELEWVEGHLESLADGKVSPERAIVSRLGESWNSGAFKPAHGLTAEALWRFLQGVLRVFHYVPGDVEWAWDGTQLWLLQYRPISDYGWRRHLTAANIAEILPPQPSVLVEYAQRRAAASIPAIMARWDSRVLQDNEPFTAVFGGASYINNDLFLARLADWGISASSYAGEVGGATPHLPWRPLRLVRSLPLFLRMQRIARGHLLTLENGLRRFDRELHELTAEGAGGQQLADWFTRFYVFVVQGNLCIATALASSGGDLLGRPPTAYDDLEHSPHRLPWETDPATPRPAPTELPLQAFPQWPLAIRLAHGAGLPGLRGYYLQVREWYRDNLMRIFFRLHHAMPTGDRAQWFAPHPDIRSRDGSFWQDGREGTEQASGFLIYPGQAQGILGEDILLEDTLDPGRHAHYQSARAVIARMGGRLSHGSTLLRELRKPSAVLPQVDVAWLGREVVYCDGELTLVE from the coding sequence ATGAGTAAGCCCCGGATGTACCTGCTGGCTGGCAACGGCAGCGCCGCCGATTGGTGGGACGACGCCTTGCCGCACTTTCAACACTATGACGTGGTGCCGCTGGAGCTGCCCGGCTTCGGCAACAACCCCCAAGCTCCTTGCGAGGACCTGGCGGCCTATGCCCAGGCGTTGTTGGCGGTCACGGACAAGGGCAGCGCGATCATGGCGGTCGGGGTCAACGCCTTGCTGGTGCTGCACGCCTTGCAACGTCAGCCGGGGCACTTTTGCCGCAGTGTGTTGCTGGCGCCGGTGGGCGCATTTTTGTGGCAGCGGCGACTGCCGGCATTGATGTCGCCGCTGCCGATTCGCAAGACCATTCATTGGCTGCTGGCGAACAAACCAACGTTGTTTGCCCACAAGTTTTCCAGCCAGGCCTGGACGCCCGCGCAGTACCAGCGCATGGGCGCCGGCTATGCCCGCTGCCGCGCCTTTGTGCCGCACTGGGACCTGGTGCGTGCCGACACCGCGTTGCCGTTGCTGGAGTGGATCAGCGACCCGGTCGAATTGGTGTGGGGCGATCAGGACAAGGTGCTGGGCGTCGCCCAAGCGGCGGCCTGGTCGGCCATTCTTGCCCGTGCCGATTTGACCATCAGCCTGAAACCCGGCTGGGGTCACTATCCATGGATCGACGCACCGGCCGAGTTCGCGGCGTGGCTGGAGTCCGGCGAGCGTGGCTTCGTCGCGCATACCAAGGGCGGACGCTTGCGCCTGGCGGCACTGGCCGGGCAGCCGGTGCCTGCGGCGTTGTCGCTCAACGATTGCGATGATCCGCGCTTGCCGAGCTTTCTGAAGAGCCAGCCGGACGCTCTCTGGGCCGTGCGTTCCTCCAGTTATGGCGAGGATCAGGCCGATGCGGCCAATGCGGGCTTGAGCACCACGTTCCTGCGTGAGCCGACCGGCAACGTACCGGCGCGCATTGCCGAGTTGAGCGCGACGGGTGTCGAGGAAGTGGTGGTGCAGCGTTTCATCACGCCACGGCTGTCCGGGATCGCCTTCGTGCGTCACCTGTCAGTCGAACTGGAGTGGGTCGAAGGGCATCTGGAGTCGTTGGCCGATGGCAAGGTGAGCCCCGAGCGGGCGATCGTGTCCCGTCTCGGTGAGTCATGGAACAGCGGTGCATTCAAGCCAGCCCATGGCTTGACCGCCGAGGCGCTTTGGCGGTTTCTCCAAGGCGTACTGCGGGTCTTTCACTATGTGCCCGGCGACGTCGAATGGGCCTGGGACGGCACGCAACTCTGGCTGCTGCAATATCGGCCGATCAGCGACTACGGCTGGCGCCGGCACCTGACCGCCGCCAACATCGCCGAGATCCTGCCGCCGCAACCCAGTGTTCTGGTGGAGTACGCCCAGCGCCGTGCGGCGGCAAGCATTCCGGCGATCATGGCGCGTTGGGATTCACGGGTGCTGCAGGATAACGAGCCTTTCACGGCGGTGTTTGGCGGTGCTTCGTATATCAACAACGACCTGTTTCTCGCCCGACTGGCCGACTGGGGCATCAGCGCCAGCAGCTACGCCGGTGAGGTCGGTGGCGCCACCCCGCATCTACCTTGGCGGCCCCTGCGCCTGGTGCGTTCGCTGCCGTTGTTCCTGCGTATGCAGCGCATCGCGCGGGGTCATTTGCTAACACTGGAAAACGGTTTGCGACGCTTCGATAGGGAGCTGCATGAACTGACCGCAGAGGGCGCTGGCGGCCAGCAATTGGCTGACTGGTTCACCCGGTTCTATGTGTTCGTGGTGCAGGGCAACCTGTGCATCGCGACCGCGTTGGCCAGCAGCGGCGGCGATCTGCTGGGGCGGCCTCCAACCGCCTATGACGACCTTGAACACAGCCCTCATCGCCTGCCGTGGGAAACCGACCCGGCGACGCCACGCCCGGCGCCGACCGAGTTGCCGTTGCAGGCATTCCCTCAATGGCCGTTGGCGATTCGCCTGGCCCATGGCGCCGGTCTGCCGGGGTTGCGCGGTTACTACCTGCAAGTGCGCGAATGGTATCGCGACAACCTGATGCGGATTTTCTTTCGCCTGCACCACGCCATGCCGACGGGGGACCGGGCACAGTGGTTCGCGCCGCACCCGGACATTCGCAGCCGTGACGGCAGTTTCTGGCAGGACGGTCGTGAAGGCACCGAGCAGGCGAGCGGGTTCCTGATCTATCCGGGTCAGGCCCAAGGCATTCTGGGCGAGGACATCCTGCTGGAAGACACCTTGGACCCTGGCCGCCACGCCCACTATCAAAGCGCCCGGGCGGTGATTGCACGCATGGGTGGGCGTTTGTCCCACGGCTCGACGCTATTGCGTGAACTGCGCAAACCCTCGGCGGTATTGCCTCAGGTCGATGTGGCTTGGTTGGGGCGTGAGGTGGTGTATTGCGATGGTGAGTTGACGTTGGTGGAGTAG
- a CDS encoding phage tail protein, producing the protein MEVFIGTIQSFAFSFAPSNWALCNGQTLSLSQYQTLFALIGITYGGNGQTTFMLPNLQGRLPLGQGNGLGLTQRVIGEISGTENVTATLNNLPNHTHALTGITASTTLQLANPASNPVNTPTATNSFIGTSGTGPGAANIYSDQIGASPVSLQGVTTTVNGTVSPTGGGMPMAIMNPFLAINFSIALQGYFPSRN; encoded by the coding sequence ATGGAAGTATTCATCGGCACTATCCAGTCATTCGCCTTTAGCTTTGCACCCAGTAATTGGGCGTTGTGCAACGGGCAGACGCTTTCCCTTTCCCAATACCAGACCCTGTTCGCCCTGATCGGCATAACGTACGGAGGCAATGGCCAGACCACCTTCATGCTGCCCAACCTGCAAGGTCGCCTGCCCTTGGGCCAAGGCAATGGCCTGGGCCTGACCCAGCGTGTCATCGGAGAAATCTCCGGCACCGAAAACGTCACAGCAACGCTCAACAACCTGCCCAACCACACCCATGCCCTCACCGGCATCACCGCCTCGACCACCCTGCAGTTGGCCAACCCGGCCAGCAACCCGGTGAATACGCCGACGGCCACCAACTCGTTCATCGGCACCTCGGGCACCGGGCCGGGCGCGGCGAATATCTATTCCGACCAGATAGGCGCCTCGCCGGTGTCGTTGCAAGGCGTCACCACCACCGTCAACGGCACGGTCTCCCCCACGGGCGGCGGCATGCCGATGGCGATCATGAACCCGTTCCTGGCGATCAACTTCAGCATCGCCCTTCAAGGCTATTTCCCATCCCGCAACTGA